The following proteins are encoded in a genomic region of Aquifex aeolicus VF5:
- the csx1 gene encoding CRISPR-associated CARF protein Csx1 → MKKVVIAPWGDPTNWQRVKYSYNDHEDKYPSATGIIIKAEKPDSVILVCPDSLAEKRIPYKEIKIQCSGNLSDKTQGNLPFENYEEIKSKVENKIKDFFSKNINFHKKPDVIISYSFGSYNTLEFEGQAEDFFAGVLKGLVYKFTEYLEKGIPEKIEIILDVSHGINYTTVMTYEAVRTLAQLLAYFTEVSLKVLNADPVIGRNIQKPLRINEIEYYSSIFPNLVVYRIKKEDKECEQILEAYDDSINEIGDNMKLEREHIFLSAIIHGTPLYILTYMPSSKDLKAKIDNAAGYYEKNIIIENEIGEKKIKVKRKLRFTENYITMLKAYFLSFILEKKGFSKKEEVLLEDINKLNEMIFREFPVLKHRISKETNNINERRDNIPEDFLIYREINRRGNRDFEERNFFAHAGFEYNSVMLKKDDKDIILKVNEQNKEKIENALKEAIQSLLLRR, encoded by the coding sequence ATGAAAAAAGTAGTTATTGCACCGTGGGGAGATCCTACAAACTGGCAAAGGGTTAAGTATTCGTATAACGATCATGAAGATAAATACCCTTCTGCAACAGGAATAATAATAAAAGCTGAAAAACCCGACTCAGTTATCCTGGTTTGTCCTGATAGTTTAGCAGAAAAAAGGATACCATATAAGGAAATCAAGATACAATGTTCTGGCAACTTATCAGACAAAACACAAGGTAACTTACCTTTTGAGAATTACGAGGAAATTAAATCTAAAGTAGAGAATAAAATTAAGGATTTCTTTTCTAAGAATATAAATTTTCATAAAAAACCCGATGTAATAATATCCTATAGTTTTGGAAGTTATAACACTTTAGAATTTGAGGGACAAGCGGAAGATTTCTTTGCTGGAGTATTGAAAGGATTGGTATATAAATTCACTGAGTATTTAGAAAAAGGAATTCCTGAAAAAATTGAAATTATCCTCGATGTTAGCCATGGAATAAACTACACGACTGTTATGACATATGAAGCGGTGAGAACACTCGCACAATTATTAGCATACTTCACGGAAGTTAGTTTAAAAGTTTTAAATGCAGATCCAGTAATCGGTAGGAATATTCAAAAACCTTTAAGAATAAATGAAATAGAATACTACAGTAGTATATTTCCAAATTTAGTTGTTTATAGAATTAAAAAAGAAGACAAAGAATGCGAACAAATACTGGAAGCATATGATGATTCAATCAATGAAATTGGCGATAATATGAAATTAGAAAGAGAGCATATATTCCTTTCAGCTATTATTCATGGAACTCCTTTATACATACTTACATACATGCCTTCTTCGAAAGATTTAAAGGCAAAAATAGATAATGCTGCAGGCTATTACGAAAAAAATATAATAATAGAAAATGAAATAGGTGAGAAGAAAATAAAAGTTAAAAGGAAATTACGATTTACGGAAAATTATATAACCATGCTCAAAGCTTACTTTCTTAGTTTTATTTTGGAAAAGAAAGGTTTTTCCAAGAAAGAAGAAGTTCTTCTTGAAGATATTAATAAGTTAAATGAAATGATATTTAGAGAATTTCCTGTTTTAAAGCATAGGATAAGTAAAGAAACTAACAACATTAATGAAAGAAGAGACAACATACCGGAAGATTTTCTAATATATAGAGAAATAAATAGAAGAGGTAATCGAGATTTTGAGGAGAGAAATTTCTTCGCACACGCAGGTTTTGAATATAATTCAGTTATGCTAAAAAAAGATGACAAGGATATTATCTTGAAAGTTAATGAACAAAATAAAGAAAAAATTGAAAATGCTTTAAAAGAAGCCATCCAGTCACTACTTTTAAGGAGGTAA
- the cmr6 gene encoding type III-B CRISPR module RAMP protein Cmr6, with translation MANTIVVGELIFGTGYFSTGKLEVGKEKGKETDNKKNFIHKALKKVDFLEEFESLNLLLNKYIPIPCGDIVTIKNNNEKLWLKDGTINEELKKIFLEEIIKDDNFGKLKEKLKNFSEILKRKNREIAQSLLNQGYVNVFNEDEFLKLKTAERLIVGLGTTHVFETGLALHHLFGIPYIPSSSLKGIVRMAHFWEIVEENIKNIKEDKKDDVIKRLQEKLQKGDIRKEQNKEFLIHMLLFGTQKFKGLLTFLDAYPMIDESNKNKIFDLDLINVHYKSYYTQNKPPGDWENPNPVYFLTVSKGIEFHFWVLFDSYRAEKLKKYNDFENVINELLDNNYENLRNKLKELLEDTLTLYGVGAKTRLDYGIFDGGNK, from the coding sequence ATGGCAAATACTATAGTAGTAGGCGAATTGATCTTCGGAACAGGTTATTTTTCCACAGGAAAACTAGAAGTAGGGAAAGAAAAAGGAAAGGAAACCGATAATAAAAAAAACTTTATCCATAAAGCTTTAAAAAAAGTAGATTTTCTGGAGGAATTCGAATCCCTTAATCTTTTATTAAATAAGTACATTCCAATTCCTTGCGGTGATATAGTCACTATAAAAAACAATAACGAAAAACTATGGTTAAAAGATGGGACTATTAACGAAGAACTCAAAAAAATATTTTTAGAAGAAATTATTAAAGATGACAACTTTGGAAAATTAAAAGAAAAGTTAAAGAATTTTTCTGAGATATTGAAGAGAAAAAACAGAGAAATTGCGCAATCTCTTTTAAATCAAGGCTATGTAAACGTTTTCAATGAGGATGAATTTCTTAAGCTGAAAACTGCTGAACGTCTTATAGTGGGACTTGGAACGACTCACGTTTTTGAAACTGGCTTAGCGCTTCATCATCTTTTTGGAATTCCCTATATACCTTCTTCCTCCTTAAAGGGTATAGTTAGAATGGCTCATTTTTGGGAAATTGTAGAGGAAAATATAAAAAATATCAAAGAAGATAAAAAAGATGATGTAATAAAAAGATTACAGGAAAAACTCCAGAAAGGTGATATCAGGAAAGAACAGAATAAAGAGTTTCTTATACATATGCTTCTTTTCGGAACACAAAAGTTTAAGGGATTACTTACATTTTTAGACGCTTATCCTATGATTGACGAAAGTAATAAGAATAAAATTTTTGACTTAGATTTGATAAATGTACATTATAAAAGTTATTACACTCAGAATAAACCGCCCGGTGATTGGGAAAATCCTAACCCTGTTTATTTCCTGACTGTAAGCAAGGGTATAGAGTTTCACTTTTGGGTTTTATTTGATAGCTATAGGGCTGAGAAACTGAAAAAATATAACGATTTTGAAAATGTAATAAATGAATTATTAGACAACAATTATGAGAACTTACGGAATAAGCTTAAGGAACTGCTAGAAGATACTCTTACACTTTACGGTGTAGGTGCAAAGACAAGGCTGGATTATGGAATTTTTGATGGAGGGAATAAATGA
- the cmr4 gene encoding type III-B CRISPR module RAMP protein Cmr4 has translation MYEYGQLLTLYAVTPIHIGSGQSISFIDLPIQRERHTGFPILRSNGIKGALRSVAERVWKDKAKVETVFGPEDDASKFAGCVSITDARILFYPVRSVRGVFAWITSPIVLRRFQEDLRSIGKEINIKVLKNGKEVPSNLNLEENEAILFSDGLIKDGKLFLEEFAFNPILNAPENVDWDFFNTIIPSDELVGLLRTHLVIVSDNVFRDLVNYAVEVRTRIRINQATGTVERGALFTEEFIPSESIFYSLLNISEPHNKEVFEKAEKVREEVKDLINRCKIIQVGGDESLGKGFIRLNLC, from the coding sequence ATGTATGAGTACGGTCAGTTACTAACCTTATACGCAGTGACACCAATACATATAGGTTCAGGACAGAGTATATCCTTTATAGACCTCCCAATTCAAAGGGAAAGACATACAGGTTTTCCTATACTTAGATCAAATGGAATAAAAGGAGCATTAAGAAGTGTAGCTGAAAGAGTTTGGAAGGATAAGGCTAAGGTTGAAACTGTATTTGGACCAGAAGATGATGCTTCCAAGTTTGCAGGTTGTGTAAGCATAACTGATGCCAGGATACTTTTTTACCCTGTTCGCTCTGTAAGAGGTGTTTTTGCTTGGATTACAAGTCCAATTGTTCTTAGAAGATTCCAAGAAGATCTGAGGAGTATTGGAAAAGAAATAAACATTAAAGTTTTAAAGAATGGCAAAGAAGTACCTAGTAACTTAAATTTAGAAGAAAATGAAGCCATATTATTTTCAGATGGTTTGATTAAAGATGGAAAATTATTTCTTGAAGAATTCGCATTTAATCCCATTTTAAATGCTCCAGAAAATGTAGATTGGGACTTTTTTAATACGATTATCCCTTCAGATGAGTTAGTAGGCCTTCTTAGGACTCATTTAGTAATTGTTTCTGACAACGTTTTCAGGGATTTAGTAAATTACGCTGTAGAAGTAAGAACGAGGATAAGAATAAATCAAGCAACTGGTACTGTGGAAAGGGGAGCTTTATTTACTGAAGAATTCATTCCTTCCGAAAGTATCTTTTACTCTTTATTAAATATAAGTGAACCGCATAATAAGGAAGTTTTTGAGAAAGCAGAAAAAGTTAGAGAAGAAGTAAAGGATCTAATAAATAGATGTAAAATAATCCAGGTAGGTGGGGATGAAAGCTTAGGAAAAGGATTCATAAGACTTAACCTTTGTTAA
- the cmr1 gene encoding type III-B CRISPR module RAMP protein Cmr1 has protein sequence MKKEHQKTLTFEIITPVVMAGTYKDEPELRIPSIKGMLRWWFRFFYASHNQSIDKLREHENEIFGSTEKACQFYMHLKYSQKLTDAYLAMNKRYGRYNNIKRKALEKNDTFRIDFIYSPFFTYKKELNTTLQLLSFLGGIGARWRRGFGSIQLKNGEDYKSFDKLKEKIEKVLKGKGEYHHDGFININNVDIYLVKPKRDNFWIDSLGAMNNLRKKVYKEFKSETNIKAIACKPKGGSRAVSPLIIQIKKFSEGKFYGILIVYNEWDKYEEFKNFINNNSELSFEQLLKSKPRKI, from the coding sequence ATGAAAAAAGAACATCAAAAAACATTAACATTTGAAATAATAACTCCTGTTGTAATGGCAGGTACTTATAAAGATGAACCCGAACTTCGTATTCCCTCAATAAAAGGCATGCTAAGGTGGTGGTTTAGATTTTTCTATGCAAGTCATAACCAGAGTATTGATAAATTAAGAGAACATGAAAATGAGATTTTTGGTTCTACTGAAAAAGCTTGCCAGTTTTATATGCATTTAAAATATTCCCAAAAACTTACCGATGCGTATTTGGCTATGAATAAAAGATATGGAAGATATAACAATATAAAAAGAAAAGCACTAGAAAAAAACGATACCTTCCGAATAGATTTCATATACTCTCCTTTTTTTACATATAAAAAGGAATTAAATACTACTTTGCAATTGCTCTCCTTTTTGGGAGGAATCGGTGCAAGATGGAGAAGAGGGTTTGGGAGTATACAGTTAAAAAATGGAGAAGATTATAAAAGTTTTGATAAATTAAAAGAAAAAATTGAAAAAGTTCTCAAGGGAAAAGGCGAATACCATCATGATGGTTTTATAAATATAAACAACGTTGATATTTACTTAGTTAAACCCAAACGAGATAATTTTTGGATTGATTCTCTAGGAGCCATGAATAATTTAAGAAAGAAAGTTTACAAGGAATTTAAATCTGAAACAAATATAAAAGCAATAGCGTGTAAGCCTAAGGGTGGTTCTAGAGCCGTATCACCTTTAATAATTCAAATAAAAAAATTTAGTGAAGGAAAATTTTATGGAATTCTTATTGTTTATAATGAATGGGATAAATATGAAGAATTTAAGAATTTTATAAATAACAATTCCGAACTTTCCTTTGAGCAATTATTAAAATCTAAGCCTAGAAAGATATAA
- the cas6 gene encoding CRISPR-associated endoribonuclease Cas6: MENLKEEPAKVRLDYRSRFISLLKSVLGEEYYSNHKIKPFTFAVFFGKEAKISNGYIENVRTINFRFSSGDFLTIAKFYNGILQLKKNQYIHPIGTGKFKIIDFRPEKEREIIGFFKTLSPIVIERIGSKPKDSPEERYITPDEESFEESLVENIYRRYIAIMGSEPQFSKFKFIPVKVKKEYVRHYGGIVKTFIGKFKIETDSKDLLEFIYKYGLGVRTGQGFGYLEVEDEKRTSKNINI; the protein is encoded by the coding sequence ATGGAGAACCTAAAAGAAGAACCTGCAAAAGTTCGCTTAGACTACAGAAGCAGGTTTATCTCACTGCTAAAATCCGTTTTAGGAGAGGAATATTACTCAAACCATAAGATTAAGCCCTTCACATTCGCCGTATTCTTCGGAAAAGAGGCAAAAATAAGCAACGGATATATAGAAAATGTAAGGACCATAAATTTTCGTTTTTCTTCGGGAGACTTTTTAACGATAGCCAAGTTTTACAACGGAATATTACAATTGAAAAAGAACCAGTATATCCATCCAATTGGGACAGGAAAATTTAAGATAATTGACTTTCGTCCTGAAAAAGAAAGAGAAATTATAGGATTTTTTAAAACTTTATCCCCGATTGTTATTGAAAGAATAGGTTCAAAGCCTAAAGATAGTCCTGAAGAAAGGTATATAACACCTGATGAAGAAAGTTTTGAAGAAAGTCTTGTGGAAAACATATACAGGAGATACATAGCAATTATGGGTAGCGAACCTCAATTTTCTAAATTTAAGTTTATCCCTGTAAAAGTAAAGAAAGAATACGTCAGACATTACGGCGGAATTGTGAAAACGTTTATAGGAAAATTCAAAATAGAAACGGATTCTAAGGATTTGTTAGAATTTATTTATAAGTACGGATTAGGAGTAAGAACGGGGCAGGGATTCGGATACTTGGAGGTGGAGGATGAAAAAAGAACATCAAAAAACATTAACATTTGA
- a CDS encoding chromosome segregation protein SMC: MSRKRKAGRKKKQEFVRTTISLPKDLWEELRIESVKKKTPLGKLIAQKIELLKKLQKKYSVQEEDI; encoded by the coding sequence ATGAGCAGGAAAAGGAAAGCCGGAAGGAAAAAGAAGCAGGAGTTCGTCAGGACAACTATTTCCCTTCCTAAAGATTTATGGGAAGAACTTAGGATAGAAAGCGTTAAAAAGAAAACACCCTTAGGGAAACTCATAGCTCAGAAAATAGAGCTCCTTAAAAAACTTCAGAAAAAGTACAGCGTGCAGGAAGAAGATATTTGA
- the cmr5 gene encoding type III-B CRISPR module-associated protein Cmr5, protein MQTRIQKVVKFAYGCVNEVKGREQIEEKYASYVRKLPSMIIHNGLLPTVAFIRSKAGIDAQNKLSPEKEAWKKIENHIKNYLIKIENVEVPDSLTRLFAEMDFSRYRLYTQKILFFTQWLKRVAEGELKSEEE, encoded by the coding sequence ATGCAAACTAGAATCCAAAAAGTAGTAAAGTTCGCTTATGGGTGTGTAAATGAAGTAAAAGGAAGGGAGCAAATAGAGGAAAAATACGCTTCTTACGTACGCAAGCTTCCATCAATGATTATACACAACGGTCTCTTGCCGACTGTAGCATTCATAAGGTCAAAAGCTGGGATTGATGCTCAAAATAAACTCTCCCCGGAAAAGGAGGCTTGGAAAAAAATAGAAAACCATATTAAGAACTACTTGATAAAAATAGAAAACGTGGAAGTGCCTGATTCCCTAACTCGGCTTTTTGCGGAAATGGATTTTTCCCGGTACAGGTTATATACCCAAAAAATACTATTTTTTACTCAATGGTTAAAGAGAGTGGCAGAAGGAGAATTGAAATCCGAAGAAGAGTAA
- the cmr4 gene encoding type III-B CRISPR module RAMP protein Cmr4: MRRETYFIKAITPLHIGTGQGLTHIDLPIAREVHTGFPFIPGSAIKGCLREYHIKKVARNTELTASMIDEILQEGEIRGNLNDKEKKYLKMLIDIFGTAGEGSEESSASAGKVIFTDARLFLFPVRSTNGVFQLVTCPYVINRYLEDTGEKECFCLDLPDDTAVVYFDRYPNIDEVMLEEFTLRKQRNKKFEEIISRIPLESYQKERVLCVSDSVFSYMVKNYTEIQTHIKINRDSGTVESGALWTEEYLPAESVLYFNLFYEKQNLNLEVPEFFHLGGDITTGKGLVRRLGNAN; the protein is encoded by the coding sequence ATGAGAAGAGAAACTTACTTTATTAAAGCAATTACCCCGCTACACATTGGTACTGGACAAGGTTTAACCCATATAGACCTCCCTATTGCCAGAGAAGTTCACACGGGCTTTCCTTTTATTCCTGGATCTGCCATAAAAGGCTGTTTAAGAGAATACCACATAAAAAAAGTAGCTAGGAATACAGAGCTTACAGCTTCAATGATTGATGAAATACTGCAAGAAGGGGAAATAAGAGGAAACTTAAACGATAAAGAAAAAAAATACTTAAAAATGCTAATAGATATCTTCGGTACGGCTGGAGAAGGTTCTGAAGAATCTTCCGCAAGTGCAGGGAAAGTTATATTTACAGATGCGAGACTCTTCCTCTTTCCGGTAAGAAGCACTAACGGAGTATTTCAACTAGTAACATGTCCCTATGTTATAAATCGCTATCTGGAAGATACAGGCGAGAAAGAGTGTTTTTGTTTAGATTTACCGGATGATACCGCTGTTGTTTATTTTGATAGATATCCTAACATTGATGAAGTTATGCTGGAAGAATTTACTTTAAGAAAACAAAGGAACAAAAAATTTGAAGAAATAATATCAAGAATTCCTCTGGAATCGTATCAAAAGGAAAGAGTTCTTTGTGTAAGTGACAGTGTTTTTTCCTACATGGTTAAAAACTACACCGAGATTCAAACCCATATAAAAATAAATCGCGATAGCGGAACGGTTGAAAGCGGTGCACTTTGGACGGAAGAGTACCTTCCGGCGGAGAGTGTTTTATACTTTAATCTTTTCTACGAAAAACAAAATCTTAATCTTGAAGTTCCTGAATTTTTCCATTTGGGAGGGGATATAACTACAGGAAAAGGGCTGGTTAGGAGGTTAGGAAATGCAAACTAG
- the cmr3 gene encoding type III-B CRISPR module-associated protein Cmr3 codes for MKIYLFKPYDVIGFGGLKNFSAGETHIQKSIFPPPIMRFFHIFNSVYGVFLYKDGNLFLPVPSDCLVKRKEESGKAKISPLEFPPLIRGDLEAYERANGFISFSDLMNKYAKNIDGFKIYLLEEFLKKESRVGITLDKERRVVRSIKEINRKEEKGLLYSQDFFRFNDGVKLAVLGEINKDIVISGKQYFRLGGEGKIVSFKHTEHINSFLEGKIKIKNGNYYKFYCLTHAYINNGIIESKIQTICIEGINFEVEWLYNGGVEYVSGYNKPFLEMLRPGSVLILKAKNEGEIQRLNQISTNVPISNIKNFLNRGWNSGIIVEGVK; via the coding sequence ATGAAAATATACCTGTTTAAACCATACGATGTTATTGGTTTTGGGGGATTAAAAAATTTTTCTGCAGGGGAAACTCACATACAAAAAAGCATATTTCCACCACCTATAATGAGATTTTTCCACATATTTAATAGTGTTTATGGTGTTTTCTTATACAAAGATGGAAATTTATTTCTTCCTGTTCCATCCGATTGTCTCGTAAAACGCAAAGAAGAGAGTGGAAAGGCTAAAATATCTCCTCTAGAATTTCCTCCTCTAATAAGAGGTGATTTAGAAGCCTATGAAAGAGCAAATGGTTTTATATCCTTTAGTGACTTAATGAACAAGTATGCTAAGAACATAGATGGGTTCAAAATCTATTTACTTGAGGAATTCTTAAAAAAAGAAAGTAGAGTAGGTATTACTTTAGATAAGGAAAGAAGAGTTGTAAGATCAATAAAAGAAATTAATAGAAAGGAAGAAAAGGGCTTGCTTTACTCTCAAGACTTTTTTCGCTTCAACGACGGAGTTAAGCTAGCAGTTTTAGGAGAAATTAACAAGGACATTGTAATATCAGGAAAGCAGTACTTTAGACTTGGAGGAGAAGGTAAAATCGTCTCGTTTAAACATACAGAACATATTAATAGTTTTTTAGAAGGGAAAATCAAGATAAAAAATGGAAACTATTATAAATTTTATTGTTTAACACATGCATATATAAACAATGGAATAATAGAAAGCAAAATTCAAACTATATGCATAGAGGGGATTAATTTTGAAGTGGAATGGCTGTATAATGGGGGAGTAGAATACGTTTCTGGATATAATAAACCCTTCTTGGAAATGCTAAGACCGGGAAGTGTATTAATTTTAAAAGCTAAAAATGAAGGAGAAATTCAAAGGTTAAATCAAATATCTACAAACGTTCCTATTTCGAATATCAAAAATTTCTTAAATAGAGGATGGAACTCAGGAATAATTGTGGAGGGAGTTAAATGA
- the cas10 gene encoding type III-B CRISPR-associated protein Cas10/Cmr2: MKLLVFTFSPVQGFIEKSRKLRDFFNSSLILSYITKKLIEKLKEDPDVEIIYPAIKEHDSEKLLMNYPNRLVAKFEKDKNYCEELKNQFSKIWEEIYTYIADKIKIPESVKATFKSHNKHYFTYFCEIQEEVDREEWMTELKVNEETLKKFKINQENPYGFTYDLLERKLGARKTFRPYYGRVDENKKVHGCTLCGERPALDLNWEELRKNLPPYHLDDSERLCGVCLTKRFFHFYLKEKEGIKDLAKFHSTRHFALAPLIKKVEKDKLSEEEKEILREILSMYTNNQINDGNLKELIYNNIDELTYKRVKALVRKRLDKIPDKDKEVRLKEFEKKFKNSYFSILMADGDEMGKWLGLKPEKRKVELTENFHKKFSEALFKFAQKITKIEDNICLKFVYLGGDDVLAVAHPSVILKAAKIIRKRFSEILKKELKPSNIKEDPTMSAGLVIAHEKENLAFVLEHLRTAERRAKNEGRNRLCISVIPHNSYPRELVLKWDNLENFIKLIEYFKSEKLSSRIPYYLRKELEIFIINEESVVNMKDIALSVIKRILKRQISKNQNDKKLNEYEYYSLITQIEDLINERIKETGSLKNALEYVLNTFYIARFIANMEGLKHENIPV, from the coding sequence ATGAAGCTCCTCGTTTTTACTTTTTCACCTGTACAGGGTTTTATAGAGAAATCAAGAAAACTAAGGGATTTTTTTAATTCGAGTTTAATACTCTCATATATTACAAAAAAACTTATTGAAAAACTTAAAGAAGATCCCGATGTTGAAATCATATACCCTGCTATAAAGGAACACGATTCCGAGAAATTGCTAATGAACTATCCAAATAGACTTGTTGCAAAATTTGAAAAAGATAAAAATTACTGTGAAGAATTAAAAAATCAATTTTCTAAAATATGGGAGGAAATTTATACGTATATTGCTGATAAAATTAAAATACCTGAGAGTGTAAAAGCAACTTTTAAATCCCATAATAAACATTACTTCACTTATTTCTGTGAAATTCAAGAGGAAGTAGATAGAGAGGAGTGGATGACAGAACTAAAAGTTAATGAGGAAACGCTGAAAAAATTTAAAATAAACCAAGAAAATCCTTATGGATTCACTTACGATCTTCTTGAAAGAAAGCTCGGAGCGAGGAAAACTTTCAGACCTTATTACGGACGAGTTGACGAAAATAAAAAAGTTCACGGATGTACCCTTTGCGGTGAAAGACCGGCACTAGATCTGAACTGGGAGGAATTAAGAAAAAATTTACCTCCCTATCACCTTGATGATAGTGAAAGATTATGCGGGGTTTGTTTAACAAAAAGGTTTTTCCACTTTTATTTAAAAGAAAAGGAAGGAATAAAAGATTTAGCTAAGTTTCATAGTACAAGACACTTTGCCTTAGCTCCACTTATAAAGAAGGTAGAAAAAGATAAGCTATCAGAGGAAGAAAAGGAAATATTGAGAGAAATATTAAGCATGTATACTAATAATCAAATAAATGATGGAAATTTGAAAGAACTCATATACAACAATATAGACGAATTAACCTATAAAAGAGTTAAAGCTCTCGTGAGAAAAAGACTAGATAAAATTCCTGATAAAGATAAAGAAGTAAGACTAAAAGAATTCGAGAAAAAATTTAAAAATTCCTACTTTTCGATCTTAATGGCAGACGGAGATGAAATGGGAAAATGGCTTGGTCTTAAGCCTGAAAAGAGAAAGGTTGAGTTAACGGAAAACTTTCACAAAAAGTTCTCTGAGGCTTTATTCAAGTTTGCACAAAAAATTACAAAAATTGAAGATAATATATGTTTAAAGTTTGTATACTTGGGAGGTGATGATGTTCTTGCAGTTGCACACCCATCTGTAATTCTTAAAGCTGCAAAAATAATTAGAAAAAGGTTTTCTGAAATCCTAAAAAAAGAACTCAAGCCTAGTAATATTAAAGAAGACCCTACTATGAGTGCAGGGTTGGTTATAGCTCATGAGAAAGAAAACTTAGCGTTTGTTTTAGAACACCTTAGAACCGCTGAAAGGAGGGCGAAAAATGAAGGAAGAAACAGACTGTGTATTAGTGTAATACCCCATAACAGCTATCCGAGAGAGCTTGTTTTGAAATGGGACAACTTAGAAAATTTTATCAAATTAATAGAATACTTTAAGAGTGAAAAGCTATCGTCTAGAATCCCATATTATTTACGAAAGGAATTAGAAATCTTTATAATAAACGAAGAAAGTGTAGTAAATATGAAAGATATCGCTTTAAGTGTAATAAAAAGAATTTTAAAAAGACAAATAAGTAAAAATCAGAATGATAAAAAACTCAATGAATATGAATATTACTCACTAATTACTCAAATAGAGGATTTAATAAATGAAAGAATTAAGGAAACAGGAAGTCTTAAAAATGCCTTAGAGTATGTACTCAACACATTTTACATAGCCCGCTTCATAGCTAATATGGAGGGCTTAAAACATGAAAATATACCTGTTTAA